A genomic window from Punica granatum isolate Tunisia-2019 chromosome 2, ASM765513v2, whole genome shotgun sequence includes:
- the LOC116196889 gene encoding diacylglycerol O-acyltransferase 1A, whose product MATSDGNESLGAADSASSLSADSDPPTSSLRRRHAPAPAAAASVSAFESENLVKDLCDRSCEASPSPSSDDGNDPRSLGADHGSVDSANSVSDGGSVKDEKIGVSGEKSGLEHAVKFAYRASSPAHRKVKESPLSSSNIFKQSHAGLFNLCIVVLVAVNSRLIIENLMKYGWLIKTGFWFSSRSLRDWPLFMCCLSLPIFPLAAFLVEKLVQRNCLSEPVVVCSHIFITSASILYPVFVILRCDSAVQSGVALMLFACIVWLKLVSYAHTNYDMRSVAKSLDKGDAIADPIIVEHPYRVDFKDLIYFMVAPTLCYQLSYPRTLCVRKGWAVRQVIKLILFTGVMGFIVEQYINPIVQNSQHPLKGNFLYAIERVLKLSVPNLYVWLCMFYCFFHLWLNILAELLCFGDREFYKDWWNAKTVEEYWRMWNMPVHKWMVRHIYFPCLRNGIPRGVAVLIAFIVSAVFHELCIAVPCHVFKLWAFIGIMFQVPLVLITTYLQKKFQSSMVGNMIFWFIFCIFGQPMCVLLYYHDLMNRKGSRID is encoded by the exons ATGGCGACCTCCGACGGCAACGAGAGCTTAGGCGCCGCGGATTCCGCTTCCAGCCTCAGCGCCGACTCAGATCCGCCCACCTCCTCCCTCAGGCGACGGCACGCCCCCGCGCCTGCAGCTGCAGCTTCTGTGTCTGCGTTCGAGTCGGAGAATCTGGTCAAGGATTTGTGCGATCGCAGCTGCGAGGCTTCACCGTCACCTAGCTCCGACGACGGCAACGATCCTCGCAGCCTCGGTGCTGACCATGGCTCTGTGGATTCCGCGAATTCTGTTAGCGATGGCGGTAGTGTTAAGGATGAGAAGATTGGTGTTTCCGGTGAGAAATCGGGATTGGAGCATGCCGTCAAGTTCGCCTACCGTGCATCGTCTCCAGCTCACCGGAAAGTGAAGGAGAGCCCTCTTAGTTCTAGTAATATCTTCAAGCAG AGTCACGCGGGTCTCTTCAACCTCTGTATAGTTGTTCTTGTTGCTGTAAACAGCAGACTTATCATCGAGAATCTAATGAAG TATGGTTGGTTAATAAAGACTGGTTTTTGGTTCAGTTCGAGATCATTAAGAGACTGGCCACTCTTCATGTGTTG CCTTAGTCTTCCCATTTTCCCCCTTGCTGCTTTCCTGGTTGAGAAGTTGGTGCAGCGAAATTGTCTGTCAGAACCA GTTGTTGTTTGTTCTCATATATTCATCACTTCTGCGTCCATTCTTTATCCTGTTTTTGTGATTCTGAG GTGTGATTCTGCTGTTCAATCTGGTGTTGCTCTAATGCTCTTCGCTTGCATTGTGTGGCTTAAATTGGTGTCATATGCGCACACGAATTACGATATGAGATCAGTTGCCAAGTCTCTTGATAAG GGCGATGCCATTGCTGATCCAATAATTGTAGAGCATCCTTACCGTGTGGACTTCAAGGATTTGATATACTTCATGGTTGCACCCACCCTATGTTACCAG CTTTCCTATCCTCGCACACTATGTGTACGCAAAGGTTGGGCAGTTCGCCAAGTCATTAAGTTAATATTGTTCACAGGAGTTATGGGCTTTATCGTTGAACAA TATATCAATCCAATCGTGCAAAATTCTCAACACCCCCTGAAAGGGAATTTCTTATATGCCATTGAGAGAGTTTTGAAGCTTTCTGTTCCAAATTTATACGTTTGGCTCTGCATGTTCTACTGCTTCTTTCATCTCTG GTTAAACATACTGGCAGAGCTTCTCTGTTTTGGTGATCGTGAATTCTATAAAGACTGGTGGAATGCAAAGACAGTTGAGGAG TATTGGAGGATGTGGAACATG CCTGTTCATAAGTGGATGGTGCGGCATATCTACTTTCCTTGCTTGAGGAATGGAATACCAAGG GGAGTTGCGGTTCTTATTGCCTTTATAGTGTCTGCAGTGTTTCATGAG CTGTGTATTGCTGTTCCATGTCACGTGTTCAAGCTATGGGCATTTATAGGAATTATGTTTCAG GTTCCCTTGGTTTTGATCACGACCTACCTACAAAAGAAGTTCCAGAGCTCCATG GTGGGGAATATGATCTTCTGGTTCATATTTTGCATCTTCGGCCAACCCATGTGTGTGCTTCTGTACTACCATGACTTGATGAATCGAAAAGGCTCCCGGATCGACTAA
- the LOC116196932 gene encoding casein kinase 1-like protein 1, with protein MEPRVGNRFRVGKKIGSGSFGEIYLGTDVKTNEEVAIKLESVKTKPPQLLLESKLYRLLQGGDGIPKVRWYGVEGDYNVLVMDLLGRSLEDLFNYCSRKLSLKSVLMLAEQMINRVEYLHSKSFLHRDIKPDNFLIGLGRRANQVYIIDFGLAKKYRDSATNQHIPYRENKSLTGTARYASMNTHLGIEQSRRDDLESLGFVLMYFLRGSLPWQGLKAGNKKQRYERICEKKVSTTIESLCRGYPSEFASYFHYCRSLRFDDKPDYAYLKGLFRDLFIHEGFQCDFVFDWTILKYQQSQLATPPSRPLGSAVGTSSRVPPLSGNADKAPGGHERQPTSLSRDYSQQRLSRATVNSGSFLKQRSPATNDSAITKDAMISRSAIFGRSTGSSRPLAYSGTESDSFQGRSTGASPAPQERLSSGQRVSSQLGYADPRRIPRRSITHTRDYESALKGIEKLRFDSNGRA; from the exons ATGGAGCCTCGCGTCGGAAACAGGTTCCGTGTCGGCAAGAAGATCGGCAGCGGATCGTTTGGAGAGATCTATCTCG GGACGGATGTCAAGACCAATGAAGAAGTGGCAATCAAGCTT GAAAGCGTGAAGACTAAGCCTCCCCAGTTGTTGTTGGAATCAAAGTTGTACAGACTCCTACAGGGTGGAG ATGGGATTCCTAAAGTGAGATGGTACGGTGTTGAGGGCGATTACAATGTGTTGGTGATGGATTTGCTTGGACGTAGCTTGGAAGATCTGTTTAATTACTGTAGCAGGAAACTCTCGTTGAAGTCAGTTTTGATGCTTGCTGAGCAAATG ATCAACCGTGTTGAATATCTCCATTCGAAGTCATTTCTGCATCGAGACATCAAACCGGATAACTTTTTGATTGGCTTGGGAAGACGTGCAAATCAG GTCTACATTATTGACTTTGGCCTGGCTAAGAAGTATAGAGATAGTGCCACCAATCAGCACATCCCGTACAG GGAGAATAAAAGTTTGACTGGAACTGCCAGATATGCCAGCATGAACACTCACCTTGGGATTG AGCAAAGCCGGAGAGATGATCTAGAATCTCTTGGTTTTGTCCTCATGTATTTTCTGAGGGGAAG TCTTCCTTGGCAGGGGCTAAAAGCGGGTAACAAGAAGCAAAGGTATGAGAGGATTTGTGAGAAGAAGGTTTCAACTACAATTGAG TCATTGTGCCGTGGCTATCCTTCCGAATTCGCATCTTACTTCCATTACTGCCGGTCGCTGCGTTTTGACGATAAGCCGGATTACGCTTATTTGAAGGGATTGTTTCGTGACCTCTTCATACATGAAG GTTTCCAGTgtgattttgtttttgattgGACCATTTTGAAGTATCAGCAATCCCAGCTGGCCACTCCTCCTTCTCGTCCATTG GGTTCTGCTGTTGGGACTAGTTCTAGAGTGCCTCCTTTATCAGGCAATGCTGACAAGGCTCCAG GCGGTCACGAAAGGCAACCAACAAGTTTATCTAGGGATTATTCTCAGCAGAGACTATCCCGTGCAACTGTAAATTCTGGAAGTTTCCTTAAGCAGAGGAGTCCTGCAACAaatgattctgcaattactaaGGATGCTATG ATATCGAGGTCTGCAATTTTCGGGAGGTCCACTGGGTCTTCAAGGCCGCTAGCTTACTCAGGGACTGAGTCCGATTCATTCCAAGGCCGCTCCACTGGAGCAAGTCCTGCACCACAGGAGAGGCTATCAAGTGGGCAAAGAGTTAGCTCACAGCTTGGATATGCTGATCCCCGAAGGATTCCCAGGAGAAGTATCACGCACACTCGCGATTATGAATCTGCCCTCAAAGGCATTGAGAAGCTGCGGTTTGATAGTAATGGGAGAGCTTAA
- the LOC116197857 gene encoding IQ domain-containing protein IQM1-like, with the protein MGAKTFKRTDSGTMTNSVVATNKIHSKNSINLKNCKPNNVLLERTFSFRHLLEGKDLRHQPVPNSPYKENPEVISLPEPEIYYTPTPKAELDAAAVKLQKVYKSYRTRRNLADCAVVVEELWWKAIDYAADYAALNRSSVSFYCNSKPETVVSRWARARKRVAKLGKGLLQDDKAQKLALQHWLEAIDPRHRYGHNLHLYYDVWFESESTQPFFYWLDVGHGKDVNLEKCPRTILQRQCIQYLGPKDREAYEVVVEDGKLVYKQRGQPVNTTEGSKWIFVLSTSRSLYVGQKKKGVFQHSSFLAGAATTAAGRLVAANGILEAIWPYSGHYQPKEENFREFINFLEEHRVNLSNVKRFSIDDDNPSFINLGEDSSHVGASESGRLEGEDNAIPNPKLKDIVSVVHQEESASRVSTDAEKPEFNLAKRLSCKWQSGIGPRIGCVRDYPAELQSRALEQVHLSPRVAHGPLPNYGPIPSPRPSPKVRISPRLAYMGIPSPRVCATN; encoded by the exons ATGGGGGCTAAAACCTTCAAGAGAACAGATTCAGGAACAATGACAAACTCCGTAGTTGCCACCAACAAGATCCATTCCAAGAACTCGATCAACCTGAAGAACTGTAAACCCAATAATGTGCTGCTCGAGAGGACGTTCTCGTTCAGGCATTTGCTGGAAGGCAAAGACTTACGCCACCAGCCAGTTCCCAATAGTCCGTATAAGGAAAACCCTGAAGTAATATCTCTCCCTGAACCTGAGATATACTACACGCCGACACCAAAAGCTGAGCTCGATGCAGCTGCTGTTAAACTCCAGAAAGTGTACAAGAGTTACCGGACCCGAAGGAACTTGGCTGATTGTGCAGTGGTCGTGGAAGAGCTCTG GTGGAAGGCAATTGACTATGCAGCCGACTACGCAGCGCTGAACCGCAGCTCTGTTTCGTTCTATTGTAACAGTAAGCCTGAGACAGTGGTTTCACGGTGGGCAAGAGCAAGAAAAAGGGTAGCGAAG TTGGGAAAGGGTCTATTGCAAGATGACAAGGCCCAGAAGTTGGCCTTGCAGCACTGGCTCGAAGCG ATTGATCCACGACATAGGTATGGACACAACTTGCATCTGTACTACGATGTGTGGTTTGAAAGCGAGAGCACCCAACCTTTCTTCTACTG GTTGGATGTTGGACATGGTAAAGATGTGAATCTTGAGAAGTGCCCAAGAACCATCCTACAACGACAATGCATCCAGTATCTCGGACCG AAGGATAGAGAGGCGTACGAAGTGGTAGTGGAGGATGGGAAGCTTGTGTACAAACAAAGAGGACAACCTGTAAATACTACTGAAGGGTCGAAATGGATATTCGTCCTAAGCACATCCAGATCTCTGTATGTGgggcagaagaagaagggcGTGTTCCAGCACTCTAGCTTCCTCGCCGGGGCCGCCACCACTGCCGCCGGCAGATTGGTAGCCGCCAACGGGATCCTAGAG GCAATTTGGCCGTACAGTGGTCACTATCAACCGAAAGAGGAGAACTTCCGAGAGTTCATCAACTTCCTGGAGGAGCACCGCGTTAATCTCTCCAATGTCAAG AGATTCTCAATTGACGACGACAATCCATCATTCATCAACCTCGGTGAGGACTCGAGCCACGTGGGTGCATCGGAATCAGGAAGGTTGGAAGGGGAAGATAATGCCATTCCTAACCCCAAACTTAAGGATATTGTCTCGGTTGTCCATCAAGAAGAGAGCGCCTCCCGGGTTAGCACTGATGCGGAGAAGCCGGAGTTCAACCTTGCCAAGAGGTTGTCGTGCAAGTGGCAGTCTGGGATCGGACCCCGCATTGGCTGCGTAAGGGACTACCCTGCTGAACTACAGTCGCGAGCACTGGAGCAGGTCCACCTGTCGCCGCGCGTTGCTCATGGGCCACTCCCCAACTATGGGCCCATCCCGTCTCCCAGGCCCAGCCCAAAGGTCAGGATCTCGCCTCGGCTTGCCTACATGGGCATTCCAAGCCCAAGGGTCTGTGCAACCAACTGA